AATGCTTCGGGAGCATCCGAACTTACAACACAGGGAAATGCATCCCATACTTCCACAGGAGTACAGCTTACTCCCGCAAATTCCGGGCAGTTTGGCGGATTGTTCATCAACGGGAGAACTTTTACATCCGTAAACGGACTTCACGTAGAATTTGAATATGATATGAAAAACGGAACTCCATTCAATGGAACTTACGGTGACGGATTATCTTTTTTCCTTTATGACGGAGCTGTAACCAATCCTACTATCGGAGCGCCCGGAGCGGGGATCGGATATTCATATAACAGAACAAAAGACCAGTTTGCCCCTCAAAGAAAAGCAGGTTTATCAGGAGCTTATCTTGGCATTGCTCTGGATGAGTTCGGTAATTTTAAATCGAAACGTTTTCAGGGTGATTCCAGAGTAAACGGTATACAAGGAGTAACATGGAGCCAGGGAACAAGTCATGTCACCTTAAGAGGAGCTATAGGCGCCAATATAAGCAGTTCAACAGGATTAGGTCTTGGGTATACCGGATATCCTGTTCTGGCTACCCGCTCTACACTAAGTAATTCTGGAACGGTAGGCAGAATTCTACAGGCAGACAGAAGTTATCTGGCTACCTCCAATTCACTTACCTCGGTATTTGATCTCAGAAATAATGCCGGAGAGTTCAGAAAAGTATATCTTGACCTGATTCCGCATTTTACAAGTCCAACTACAACGGATGGGTTTGACATAAAAGTAGATATTCAGACAACGCAGGCCGGAACACCTGTGAACGTCATTAATTATTACCATTATAAAACTTCGGTACCTTATACTGAAAATGCCAATCCACAGATTTCTGATTTCAATAATTCAGATATTGAAGGAACTGCAACCAATCAAACGCTGAATGCAACCGTTCCGGCAGTTTTAAAGCTAGGTTTTGCAGCATCTACCGGAGCTGCATTTCAGCAGCATATCATCCGAAATGTGAAGCTTACCCTTCCCTATGCAGCTGTGGCTAATAATGATGTGACTTCTACGTGTAAATTTCAGCCGGTCACTATTCCGGTTTTCAATAATGATATAGCCTACAATGGTCCTATCAGTATTACGACTCCACCTACTGCAAGTAATACTAATATTGACTATTCAACTTTCAGTTTTACAAAAAGCAGTGATACAGATCTTACCCTGTACCGTAAAAAAGTAACTCCTCAAGGAACATGGACCTATAATAAATCTACCGGCATTGTTACCTTTAATCCTTCAAGCGGATTTACAGGAACTGCAACAATGACGTATACGATCAAAGGAAAAACGGTAAAGGATTCAAGCGGAAAGATTATTGAACCTTATGGTGATACTGCTTACCGATCTACTCCGGCGACAATTACTGTTAATCTAAAGACTTCAGGTTGTATCTATTCTGTTGTTTCCAACAAAATGGTAACACAAGGTGTAAAATAAAAGATTTTATTGGCCATAAAGAAGCATCATAAAAACCATAGAAATTCTATGGTTTTTGTTTTTTAAATAGGTAAAATCCCATAAGGTTGTTATTGCTGTAACTTCAGTTTATTTTATATTTGTTATTATAATTCCTAAAAATCTCAAAATATGAAATTCGGACAAGTAGAAGACCCGTCAAAAATAGATTTTACCCTTCCTAAAGATCATTCCAGAACGAAAGAAATTTTAAATCAAAATAAAAAAGGATTGGAAAATATTTCCATAGGATGTGCTAAATGGAACAAAACTGATCTTAAAGGATTTTATCCCAAAGGGACAAAAGACGAATTGACATATTATGCCACCCAGTTTAACTCTATTGAACTGAACGCTACTTTTTACGGAATGCCTACCCCTGAGCAAGTAGAAATCTGGAAAGAGAAAACACCGGCAAATTTTAAATTCTTTCCAAAGATTACCAATACTGTCTCCCACTTCAGAAGACTGATTGACGTTACCGAACCTGTGACTCATTTCGCATCAGCAGTTATGAATTTCGACCAAAAGCTGGGAATGGCATTTCTGCAGCTTCACGATAATTTTAAGCCTAAAGATTATGACAGACTGGAAAAATTTGTAAAAGACTGGCCTAAAGAAGTTCCTCTGGCTATTGAACTCCGCAATACTGAATGGTTCACTGATGAGAACATTTTCAATACAACATGCGAGCTCTTTGAATCTAACAATATCACCAATATCATCGTAGATACTGCAGGAAGAAGAGATATGCTTCATATGCGTCTTACCACTCCCAATGCATTTATCCGCTATGTTGGTGCTAATGCAGAAAGCGATTATGAAAGACTTGACGATTGGATGAAGCACCTTACAAAATGGAAAAAAGAGGGTCTTCAGAATGTTTATTTCTTTGTGCATCAAAATATTGAAAAAGCATCTCCTCTACTTTCCGCCTATTTTATCAAGAAAATGAATGAGGACTGGAAAACTGATCTTCACATTCCACAGATGGCTACTGACAATAACGGAACCCTGTTCTAATCCATTAAAAAAGTATTTCTTTTTCCAAGATGATAAAAGCCGCTAAAAGCTGTTTTTATTGAAAAAAAATTAGTAACTTAGAGTGTAATGTCGTTCATACAGAGCACACTACATAAAAATACAAATATCATGGAAAAAGAAATCTGCACAATAAAGATTGCCAGTACATGGCTGGGCGACGAGTATACGTTCTATGAAGATCAAAAAATAAAGCGGGTTTATGATAATCACAGCTTGAGTGCAAACCGTACAGAATGGCTACAGCCAAACGAAATCAGTAAACAGAATAAAGATAAACTGATCAAAAATTGTCCTGAAGAATTTAAGGAACAGGTCATGCATATCCTGGATTACCCTTAAATATGAGTAATAGTAATGAGCGATAAATAATAAATAGTGAACAATCTAAATTATTATTTATTGCTCATTTTTTTGATGTTTATTTTTTCTTAGCAACAATACCAGATTCAGAAAAAGAAGAAGGAAATCCAGTGAAACCCAGATTCCCAATTTTGTATTTTCGTAATTATAGGTATCGAGTTGTTTTTTTGCAGCATCGGACAGTTTTACACTCTGGTTGATATAGTTCTGCACTTCTACAATCTGATCAATATTTTTATTGGGAACGGCATGCTGTGAAAAGTATACCATATTCTTTTTACCAAGATATCCTATAATCCAGTATTCATTGGATTTATCCATCTTAAGATATTCTATCCTGTAGTATTCCGGACGGATTTTCCCGATATGCTTAGGCTCCAGATTACCGTTTTTCGCACTATCAACTTTGATCAGGTAAAAATCCAGTGTCTGGGGAAGCTTATTGATGACCTGAAGTCCTACGGAATTATCCACAAAGCCTACTGCACTTTTTTTGATGAACCAATAGGTAAAAATTGATATTGAAAAAACAACCGTAAGGATACGGAAGAGTTTTGCCCATTTTGCTACCCTTCCCGATTTTACTTTATATAAAATCAGAGAAAGCACACAAGCCCAGAAGATAACAAAAATGATGAATTCCATACTGCAAAGATACTGATTTAAGATTTTTCAGGGGAATCTTAATCTACATTCCATTCTTTGAAGAACTGATCAAGGAATCCAAGCATATAATCATGTCTTTGCTGAGCAATTTCCTTTCCTTTGTCAGTGTTCATCAGGTCTTTTAGTAGCAGAAGTTTTTCGTAGAAATGGTTGATGGTCGTTCCGTTGGATTTTTTATACTCATCTTTAGACATATTCAGACTTGGCTGAACTTCCGGATCATACATCGGATTGTTTTTAAAACCTCCGAAATTGAATGTTCTTCCGATCCCAATGGCACCAATAGCATCGATACGGTCTGCATCCTGTACGATTTGAAGCTCAATAGGCAGTTCAGCGGGAGCTTCAGCTCTGTTTTTAAATGAAATATTTTTAATGATAAATAAAACCTTTTCTATCACATCTTCCGGCACCTGCTGATCTTCAAGGAATTCTCTTGCTATTTTCGGGGCAATGGTCTCATCTCCGTTATGAAACTTCGGATCAGCAATATCATGCAACAATGCTGAAAGTTCTACAACATCATGGTTGCAGTCTTCTGTTTCAGCAATCTTTTTCGACAGCTTCCATACTCTTTCAATGTGGTACCAGTCATGCCCTGCTTCAGCGCCTTCTAATTTTTCCTTTACAAATTCTACGGTGTTTTCAATCGTACTTTTCATTTATCTGTCAATTCGTTTAAAATAATGTTCCAGAGTTTCTTATTATAACTTCTAAAAAAATTAACATGTCCAATTTCTTTTTTATCAGATTCCGAAGTTTTTACGAGTCTGTAGGAAGGCTTAAGGTTAGGATATGTATCATTCAAAAGACTTAATACCCCTTTTTCAGTTAGCCAGACATCGTCTTCCGCACGGATCACAAACACATTCTGTGTCAAATTTTTAGAATAGTCATCAATTTTTTCCAACAGCCTGTTGGTTGATTTCCTGTTTAAAATTAAGGTTCTCCAGTCATATGCACAATTTTTTGGAAGACTTTCTCCAAGCCCGAACCAATGAGCCGGAAAATAGCCTAATAATCCGGTAGTTAAAGGCTGAACAATTCCAAATCCAAGATAAGCTTCAATTTTGGTTCTTAATTTTAAGTGCCCAACAAATGCATTCTGGGTTCCTACAAAAATAAACTCATCAAACATGGCAGAATCCTCATTCATTCCCAGGATAAGGGCGCCTACCGAATGTCCCAGACAGTATTTCTTATAGTCTGAAAATTCAGTTTTAATATATTGGGTCAGGGTTTTATAATCTTCAGAACCCCAGATCCTCATTGAGGCCTTAAAACCTTTCATATGTTTGGGTTTTGAAAGCCCAATACCCCGGTAATCATAAGTGATGACTGTAAATCCCTGTTGTGAAAAAAATTGGGCAAAGGAAAAATAGACCTGTTGTTTCACTCCCGTTGCCGAGTTAATGAGAAGCAGTTTCCCATTGCTCTTTTCGGGTTTGAAAAGGTGAATAGCCAACGATATATGGTCTTTTGTAATGAGTTGCAGTTTTTCCATAGGATAAAAAGAAAAAATCCACTATAAAAGTGGAGATTTTACTGATATTTATATGTTAAGTTTCTGACTTTCTATATGTGGCAAATAGCTTTAGGAAAAGAAATCGGACATTCTTGGAAGTCCTGTCTGTGAACCTTTGCCTCCGGAAACCCTTGAGGAAACTTCATTTCCGAATTTCACACACTGTTCAATAGAATTCCCGTGACAGAGTGCAACGGCAAATCCTGAAATAAAAGCATCACCCATTCCCATTTTGTAAACGGTTTCGTCTTTATCATTTCTGAAGTATTTCATTTCCGTACCATCAAAATAGATTGTCGAATTGGTATCATCTCTTACAAAAACTTTATTGAAGTATTTTTTAAGAATTTCTTCTCTTTTCTCTTCTCCGAAAACAGTATGCAGTTCACTGCTCTTTGCAACAATAAAATCTACGTTGTCTATAATTCCTTCATTTATTTTCATGGCTGGAGAAGCATAAAGCCCTACTTTTTTACCATATTTTTTTGCTTTCCGTATGGTATATTCTACCACTTCCATGGCTACTTCAAGCTGAACCAAAATAAGGTCTACACTCTGGAAATAACGGTCTGCATCTTCCACATGCTGTATACTCAGGCGCTTATTGGCTGCAGGTACTACTACAATAGCTGCATTTCCGTGACTGGTGGTTACATAGGCTGTTCCTGTGGATTCTGTATCTGTTTCATGAACAAAACCTACATTGACACCTTCGCTCACCAGATTTCTCATGATCTGCTGGCCCAAAGGATCCATTCCTACACAACCTATAAAATAAACACTGGCTCCAAGTCTTGCAGTTCCCACCGCCTGATTGGCTCCTTTTCCTCCAAAATAACTGTCTGAATGAACAGCTAAAACGGTTTCATTAGGCTGGGGTATTTTTTCGGTTTCTAAAACCAGATCTATTGAAGAGCTGCCTACAACAATAATTTTGGGTTGTTCTGACGAGAATTTCATTGGTGCTTTTATGTAAGTTTAATATAATGTACTCTGAAAACTAAGTTTAAAAATAACTAATTTAATTAACTTATTTCAATAAATTCAGTAATTATCTTCACGGGTTGCTGATCTTTATCATAGGCGATATAGCTGGCATAAAAGCCTTCACCATATCCTGTTTCAAAGGCAAAAATAGTACCGGGATGTTCATCAGCAGGCTTCAGAAATGCATACTGATCTATGGCACCTTTCTCATCAAAGAAATACTCATGGAAAAATTCTTCATAGATTCCCATAAAGTCTGCCCCTTTGCTATGATAAAGTCTTTTTTCAAGCTCATTCAGACTGTTTTGGGTGTCTACATCCATCAGGCATCCCATCCCGCTTTCTACCGGGTATCCGAAGATTTCCTCTTCACCAAGATCCTTGATATCTTGACCTGCAGTAACCGCCATTTCCCAGTTGGTGATTGCCTCACTGCTGAAAATAATTTCTGCATAAGCGACACAGTTGCTTTCTTTCTCTTTGTGGAGCAAAACAGAAAAATTCCCTTTCGGAAATTCTGTAGTAAAAGGCTGCATATCATTGGTGATCAAAGGATCACAGGCAACCAGCTTTCCACTTGAAAGATAGATTTTCCCCACTTCAAAGCTTTCCAACAACGGGCTTTCCACGAAGTTTTTTGAAAATAGTTTTTTTATGTTTTCTATGTGTGTCATTTAACTTTTATTGTTTAAGATATCAGGCTGAGTATAAATTTGCATCTTATGCTCAGCCTGACATTCCGACAAACTTATGGTCTGTCTTTTAAATTTACAAGCTCTTCAGTTTCTCTTCTAATATAGCAATTTTATCCTGAGCATCTTTCTGTTTCTGACGTTCTACTTCAACGATCTCAGGTTTAGCATTGGCTACGAATCTTTCATTGGAAAGCTTTTTTTCAACAGAGATCAGGAAACCTTTTAAATAGCTTACCTCTTCTTCTGTTTTCTTTTTTTCTTCAGTTAAATCTAAATTATCGCTTAGAGGAATAGAAACTTCAGTCGCCCCTACTAAAAACGTAAAACTTGGCTTATCTGTTTTTTCACCAAAATGAATTTCGGCAACATTACCCAATTTTTTAATTACTGATCCATTCGCAAATTCTGAAGCGTTTGTATAAATTTCTACAACTTCTTTTGGAGAGATACCTTTTGTCTGGCGATAATTTCTAATTCCTGAAATAACTTCTGATGCAGTTTCAAAGTTTTTAATAATATCTTCGTTAAATGCTGCTGCTTTTTTCTGCTGAGCAATAACCAAAGCTTCATCTGTACTTCTTTCAGAAATTAGCTGCCAGATTTCTTCTGACAGGAAAGGCATAAATGGATGAACCAATTTCATTAATTCTTCAAAAAGTGAAACCGTCTTATAGTAAACTTCTTTAGAAATACCTTCCCCATAATTAGGTTTAATCGCTTCCAAATACCAACCACAGAAATCGTCTTTAATTAATTTTTGAATTAAATGTAAAGCATCTGAAATTCTAAATTTCTCAAATTGATCATTAATTTCAACAATTGATTTATTTAATTGATTTTCAAACCATTCTATTGTCTGAATTTCTGTAGAGTTAGCTGGTTTATCTTCATGATTCCACATATTGATTAGTCGAAAAGCACTCCAGATTTTGGTCATGAAATTTCTTCCCTGAAGCATCAGATCTTCATCGAAAAGAAGGTCATTTCCTGCTGCAGAACTCAATAAAATCCCTACACGAACGCCATCTGCACCATATTTATCCATTAATTCAAGTGGATCCGGTGAGTTTCCTAAAGATTTTGACATCTTTCTTCGCTCCTTATCTCTTACAATTCCTGTAAAATATACATTTTTGAATGGAACTTCTTTTCTGTACTCCAATCCGGCCATGATCATTCTGGCAACCCAAAAGAAAATAATATCCGGACCTGTTACCAGATCAGAAGTTGGATAATAATAGTTGATATCTTTATTTTCCGGATCAAGCAGACCATCAAATACAGACATTGGCCATAACCATGATGAGAACCACGTATCAAGAGCGTCTTCGTCTTGTTTCAGATTTGATGTTTCGAGATTCGGGTTTCCGGTTTTTTCTTTAGCTAAAATTAAAGCTTCTTCGATGCTTTCTGCAACGACGAAATCATTTTCACCGTCTCCATAATAGAATGCAGGAATCTGTTGTCCCCACCAAAGCTGACGGGAAATATTCCAGTCACGGATGTTTTCCATCCAGTGTTTGTAGGTGTTCTTAAATTTCTCCGGATAGAATTTAACCTCATCATCCATTACTACGTCCAAAGCAGGTTTAGACATTTCAGACATTTTCAGGAACCACTGAACGGAAACTTTAGGCTCGATAACGGCACCTGTTCTTTCGGAAGTTCCTACTTTATTTATGTAATCTTCTGCTTTCAGTAAAAGATCTTTTTCCTGCAATTCTTTTGCGATCTGCTTTCTTACGTCAAACCTATTTTTACCGGCATAATGTAAACCATACTCATTAAGATTTCCGTCATCATCTAAAGCATCAATCATTTTCAGTTGGTGCTTCTTTCCGATTTCGTAGTCATTGGTATCATGGGCCGGTGTAATTTTCAACGCTCCCGTTCCGAATTCAATATCTACATATTCGT
The Chryseobacterium sp. W4I1 DNA segment above includes these coding regions:
- a CDS encoding DUF72 domain-containing protein, which produces MKFGQVEDPSKIDFTLPKDHSRTKEILNQNKKGLENISIGCAKWNKTDLKGFYPKGTKDELTYYATQFNSIELNATFYGMPTPEQVEIWKEKTPANFKFFPKITNTVSHFRRLIDVTEPVTHFASAVMNFDQKLGMAFLQLHDNFKPKDYDRLEKFVKDWPKEVPLAIELRNTEWFTDENIFNTTCELFESNNITNIIVDTAGRRDMLHMRLTTPNAFIRYVGANAESDYERLDDWMKHLTKWKKEGLQNVYFFVHQNIEKASPLLSAYFIKKMNEDWKTDLHIPQMATDNNGTLF
- a CDS encoding HD domain-containing protein, which translates into the protein MKSTIENTVEFVKEKLEGAEAGHDWYHIERVWKLSKKIAETEDCNHDVVELSALLHDIADPKFHNGDETIAPKIAREFLEDQQVPEDVIEKVLFIIKNISFKNRAEAPAELPIELQIVQDADRIDAIGAIGIGRTFNFGGFKNNPMYDPEVQPSLNMSKDEYKKSNGTTINHFYEKLLLLKDLMNTDKGKEIAQQRHDYMLGFLDQFFKEWNVD
- a CDS encoding serine aminopeptidase domain-containing protein, producing the protein MEKLQLITKDHISLAIHLFKPEKSNGKLLLINSATGVKQQVYFSFAQFFSQQGFTVITYDYRGIGLSKPKHMKGFKASMRIWGSEDYKTLTQYIKTEFSDYKKYCLGHSVGALILGMNEDSAMFDEFIFVGTQNAFVGHLKLRTKIEAYLGFGIVQPLTTGLLGYFPAHWFGLGESLPKNCAYDWRTLILNRKSTNRLLEKIDDYSKNLTQNVFVIRAEDDVWLTEKGVLSLLNDTYPNLKPSYRLVKTSESDKKEIGHVNFFRSYNKKLWNIILNELTDK
- a CDS encoding ribokinase is translated as MKFSSEQPKIIVVGSSSIDLVLETEKIPQPNETVLAVHSDSYFGGKGANQAVGTARLGASVYFIGCVGMDPLGQQIMRNLVSEGVNVGFVHETDTESTGTAYVTTSHGNAAIVVVPAANKRLSIQHVEDADRYFQSVDLILVQLEVAMEVVEYTIRKAKKYGKKVGLYASPAMKINEGIIDNVDFIVAKSSELHTVFGEEKREEILKKYFNKVFVRDDTNSTIYFDGTEMKYFRNDKDETVYKMGMGDAFISGFAVALCHGNSIEQCVKFGNEVSSRVSGGKGSQTGLPRMSDFFS
- a CDS encoding DUF4241 domain-containing protein; translated protein: MTHIENIKKLFSKNFVESPLLESFEVGKIYLSSGKLVACDPLITNDMQPFTTEFPKGNFSVLLHKEKESNCVAYAEIIFSSEAITNWEMAVTAGQDIKDLGEEEIFGYPVESGMGCLMDVDTQNSLNELEKRLYHSKGADFMGIYEEFFHEYFFDEKGAIDQYAFLKPADEHPGTIFAFETGYGEGFYASYIAYDKDQQPVKIITEFIEIS
- a CDS encoding valine--tRNA ligase — protein: MQISEKYNPQETEQKWYNFWMENKYFHSEPNEKPPYTVVIPPPNVTGILHMGHMLNNTIQDVLVRRARMQGFNACWIPGTDHASIATEAKVVAKLKSEGVSKSDITREEFLKHAWDWTDKYGGTILEQLKKLGCSCDWDRTRFTMEEKLSQQVIKSFVDLYNKGLIYRGYRMVNWDPEAKTNISDEEVIFKEQNGKLYFLKYKIEGSEEFLSVATTRPETIFGDTAVCINPADERYAHLKGKNVIVPIVNRVIPIIEDEYVDIEFGTGALKITPAHDTNDYEIGKKHQLKMIDALDDDGNLNEYGLHYAGKNRFDVRKQIAKELQEKDLLLKAEDYINKVGTSERTGAVIEPKVSVQWFLKMSEMSKPALDVVMDDEVKFYPEKFKNTYKHWMENIRDWNISRQLWWGQQIPAFYYGDGENDFVVAESIEEALILAKEKTGNPNLETSNLKQDEDALDTWFSSWLWPMSVFDGLLDPENKDINYYYPTSDLVTGPDIIFFWVARMIMAGLEYRKEVPFKNVYFTGIVRDKERRKMSKSLGNSPDPLELMDKYGADGVRVGILLSSAAGNDLLFDEDLMLQGRNFMTKIWSAFRLINMWNHEDKPANSTEIQTIEWFENQLNKSIVEINDQFEKFRISDALHLIQKLIKDDFCGWYLEAIKPNYGEGISKEVYYKTVSLFEELMKLVHPFMPFLSEEIWQLISERSTDEALVIAQQKKAAAFNEDIIKNFETASEVISGIRNYRQTKGISPKEVVEIYTNASEFANGSVIKKLGNVAEIHFGEKTDKPSFTFLVGATEVSIPLSDNLDLTEEKKKTEEEVSYLKGFLISVEKKLSNERFVANAKPEIVEVERQKQKDAQDKIAILEEKLKSL